One genomic segment of Arthrobacter sp. JZ12 includes these proteins:
- a CDS encoding 5-oxoprolinase subunit PxpA: MASIDLNSDVGESFGSWAMGDDAAMFRSVSSANVACGFHAGDPSTIAQTCRDAVASGVTIGAHVGYRDLAGFGRRFLDCSPTELADDVLYQIGALDALARSAGGRIRYVKPHGALYNTIVTHEVQAQAVVDAVRSFGGDLPLLLLPGSVALKKAEAAGLRGVAEAFADRAYNSDGTLVSRREPGAVLHDEKTVAANMVRLATEGVLIARDGTALKTNAESICLHGDTDGAVAMAAVVRRELEAAGVTIRSFV; this comes from the coding sequence ATGGCGTCCATCGACCTCAACAGCGATGTCGGCGAATCGTTCGGCAGCTGGGCCATGGGCGACGACGCCGCCATGTTCCGCTCCGTCTCCAGCGCGAACGTGGCATGCGGCTTCCACGCCGGCGACCCCTCCACCATCGCTCAGACCTGCCGCGACGCCGTTGCCTCCGGCGTCACCATCGGCGCCCACGTGGGCTACCGCGACCTCGCCGGTTTCGGCCGACGCTTCCTCGACTGCTCCCCCACTGAACTCGCCGACGATGTCCTCTACCAGATCGGCGCGCTCGACGCGCTTGCCCGGTCGGCCGGCGGGCGGATCCGTTACGTCAAACCACACGGCGCCCTCTACAACACGATCGTCACCCACGAGGTCCAGGCACAGGCAGTGGTCGACGCCGTCCGCTCCTTCGGCGGCGACCTCCCCCTGCTGCTCCTGCCCGGCTCGGTCGCCCTGAAGAAAGCCGAAGCCGCCGGGCTTCGCGGAGTTGCCGAAGCCTTCGCCGACCGCGCCTACAATTCGGACGGCACCCTGGTCTCCCGCCGCGAACCCGGTGCCGTCCTGCACGACGAAAAGACCGTCGCCGCCAACATGGTCCGGCTTGCCACCGAGGGCGTCCTCATCGCGCGCGACGGTACCGCTCTGAAGACGAACGCCGAAAGCATCTGCCTGCACGGCGACACCGACGGCGCTGTGGCGATGGCCGCCGTCGTCCGCCGCGAACTGGAAGCCGCCGGCGTGACAATCCGGAGCTTTGTGTGA
- a CDS encoding hydroxypyruvate isomerase family protein: MIFTANISILFTELPLLERPAAARAAGFRAVECWWPFEQPVPTRFEVDSFLAALDRAGVALSGLNFFAGDMSSGDRGILSHPDQREVFDANLDVVHALAQSTGCRSFNALYGQRLPGIEPAEQEETAIENLKRASAAVAPFDGQILLEPLTGGENGDYPLLRMEDALAVVDRVGSSSVKLLFDAYHLHNNGHDVTQELKRHAERIGHVQIADSPGRGQPGTGRIDFQSFFSAVESSTYEGLIGCEYRPQGPTVQSFEWMRQHVA, encoded by the coding sequence GTGATCTTCACAGCGAACATCTCCATCCTGTTCACCGAGCTGCCTCTCCTCGAGCGCCCTGCAGCGGCCAGGGCAGCCGGATTTCGAGCAGTTGAATGCTGGTGGCCCTTTGAGCAACCCGTTCCAACACGCTTCGAGGTTGATTCGTTTCTTGCCGCGCTCGACCGCGCCGGGGTCGCTCTGAGCGGTCTCAACTTCTTCGCTGGGGATATGTCATCCGGGGACCGCGGTATCCTTTCCCATCCCGACCAACGCGAAGTTTTTGACGCCAACCTGGACGTGGTGCACGCGTTGGCACAGTCCACCGGCTGCCGGTCGTTCAATGCCCTCTACGGGCAGCGGCTTCCAGGGATCGAACCGGCCGAGCAGGAGGAGACTGCTATCGAAAACCTGAAGAGGGCCTCCGCCGCCGTGGCACCTTTCGACGGGCAGATTCTGCTTGAACCGCTCACTGGCGGCGAAAATGGCGACTATCCCCTCCTCAGGATGGAAGACGCGCTGGCCGTGGTCGACCGCGTCGGTTCATCCTCAGTGAAGCTCCTGTTCGATGCGTATCACCTGCACAACAACGGGCATGATGTGACGCAGGAGCTGAAGCGTCACGCTGAGCGAATCGGGCACGTCCAGATCGCTGATAGCCCGGGCCGAGGGCAGCCGGGAACCGGCCGCATCGACTTCCAATCCTTCTTCTCGGCTGTAGAAAGCAGCACTTACGAGGGCTTGATCGGATGTGAGTACCGCCCGCAGGGCCCCACAGTCCAAAGTTTCGAGTGGATGCGCCAGCATGTAGCGTGA